In Microbacterium sp. ABRD28, the genomic stretch GGCGACGTCTTCATCGTCACCGAGGAAGACCGGACCGCCCGTCAGATCGCCGAGAAGCGTGAAGCTGCGGAGCGTAACGCCGCCCTGGCCAAGGCCCGCAAGCGCATCTCGCTCGAGGACTTCACCCGTGCTCTGGAAGAGGGCAAGGTCGAGTCGCTCAACCTCATCATCAAGGGTGACGTCTCCGGTGCCGTCGAGGCGCTGGAAGAGTCGCTGCTGAAGATCGAGGTCGACGACAGCGTCCAGCTGCGCATCATCCACCGCGGTGTCGGCGCGATCACCGAGTCGGACATCAACCTGGCCACGATCGACAACGCGATCGTGATCGGCTTCAACGTCCGTCCCGACACCAAGGCGCGCGAGCGCGCTGCGCGTGAGGGTGTGGACGTGCGGTTCTACTCGGTCATCTACAACGCCATCGACGACGTCGAGCAGTCGCTGAAGGGCATGCTCAAGCCGGAGTACGAAGAGGTCCAGTCGGGTGTGGCCGAGATCCGCGAGGTGTTCCGCTCCTCGAAGTTCGGCAACATCGCCGGTGTGATCGTCCGCTCCGGCACGATCACGCGCAACGCCAAGGCGCGGGTCATCCGCGACGGCGTCGTGATCGCCGACGGCCTGGCGATCGAGTCGCTGCGCCGGTTCAAGGACGACGTCACCGAGGTCCGCACGGACTTCGAGGCCGGTATCGGACTGGGCAAGTACAACGACATCCAGATCGGCGACGAGATCGAGACCACGGAGATGGTGGAGAAGCCGCGCGGCTGATCCGCGACACTGCGGCGAGGGATGCCTCGTCGGCACCGGGAACCCCTGAGGCCCCGACTGTCGACAAGGCATCCCTCGGCTTCGCTCCCACGATCATCGTGGGGGCGTGGGAAGAGAAAGAGGAACGGAATGGCTGGGGAACGACAGGCTCGACTGGCGGACCGCATCAAGGTGCTGATCGCCGAGCGTCTGGAGAAGGGTCTGCGCGATCCGCGGTTGGGATTCGTCACCATCACCGATGTGAAGGTGACCGGCGATCTCCAGCACGCCTCGGTCTTCTACACCGTCCTCGGCGACGAGGAGGCGCGTCTGGCTTCGGGTGAGGCCCTGCGTCGGGCAACCGGCATGCTGCGCAGCGAAGTCGGCCGGGGCCTGGGCGTGCGTCTCACCCCGACGTTGGAGTTCATCCCCGACGCCCTCCCCGAGAACGCCGGTCACATCGAAGATCTCCTCCGTCAGGCGCGCGAGCGCGATCAGGCGGTCGCGGGGCTCGCGTCCTCCGCGACCTACGCCGGCGATGCCGACCCGTACGTCAAGCCCCGCGACGAGGACGAGGACTGACCCAGCCCGGGAGACGCAGCACGCCCTCGGAGGCCTCGACGAGGCCATCCGACACGAGCGAGTCGATCGCGCGGTCGCGCTGCAGCGCGTCGGGCCAGCCCGCGAGCACCGATTCCTGAGGGAGGTCGTGGGCGGCATCCCTCAGCTCCCTGAGCACCGCTCCCCGCGCCTGCCGGTCGCTGCCCTCGTAGCGCGCCTGGCGGCGACGCGCATCACCCGTGTCGGGGTACCCCGCCGCCCGCCACGCGCACGTCGCCGACAGCGGGCAGGCCGCGCACCGGGGAGTCCGCGCAGTGCACACCGTCGCGCCGAGCTCCATCGCCGCGGCGTTGACGATCCCGGCCGCGTCGTCATCGGGCGGGAGGATCGCCTCCATCGCCGAGAGATCACGGCGCGCAGGCGTTCCCGGCTGCGAACGTCCCTCCACGGCCCGGGCCAACACCCGACGCGTGTTGGTGTCCACCACCGGGTGCCGCCGACCGTACGCGAACACCGCCACCGCGCGCGCGGTGTAGTCCCCGATCCCGGTCAGCGCGAGGAGCGCGTCGACGTCGTGCGGGACGACCCCGCCATGCCGGTCGCGGATCTCGGTGGCAGCGCGATGCAGCCAGAGCGCCCGCCGCGGGTACCCGAGATTCGCCCACTGCCGCACCGCCTCTGCGGGAGGATCGGCAGCGAGGTCCACCGGGGCGGGCCAGCGCGCGAGCCATGCTTCCAGATGCGGGATGACGCGGTTCACCGGCGTCTGCTGGAGCATGAACTCCGACACCAGCGTGCCCCAGGCCGGGAAGCCGGGGCGTCGCCACGGCAGGTCGCGCGCGTTGTCGCGGTACCACGCGATCAGCGGCGTGGCGAGGTCGGGCATGGCGATCAGCCTAGACAGTCCCGCGCGGTGCGCAGGCCGCGCGGTCGTAGGCTGAGAGGCATGCAGTTGCCCGTCACACCGGCCACCACACTGTGGCGGTCGCTTCGCGATGAGGTGCGTCAGCATTATCGTGCGGGGCGCATCATCCTCGCCGTCGACGGCATCGACGGCGCCGGCAAGACCATGTTCGCCGACCACCTCGCCACCGTCTTCGCCGAGGACGGCTCCGCGGTCTTCCGGGCCTCGATCGACGGCTTCCACCGTCCCCGCAGCGAGCGATACGCCCGCGGACGCACGTCGCCGGAGGGCTTCTACCGCGACTCCTTCGACTACGCCACCTTCCGGCGGGTGCTCATCGAGCCGTTCCGTGACGGCGCGCAGACGGGCGGCGCGACAGGATTCCAGCTGGCGGCGTTCGACCACCGCCGTGACGCACCGCTCGAGGCCGAGTGGGTCACGGCGCCGCGCGACGCCGTGCTCATCGTCGACGGGGTGTTCCTCCTGCGCCCCGAGCTTCGAGGCATCTGGCACTGGTCGGTGTGGCTCGATGTGCCGATCGACGTCGCCGCTGCCCGGGTCTCCGAGCGGGACGGCACCGATCCCGATCCGTGGGCGCCTTCGAATGCCCGCTACCGCGAGGGGCAGGAGCTGTACCTGCAGGACGCCGATCCGCGCGCCGAGGCCTCGGCGATCGTCGACAACACCGATCCCGGGCATCCCCGACGTGTCTGGGCGGATTCCTGCTGATGGCGGGCATCCTCCTGGTCGACAAGCCCAGCGGCATCACCAGCCACGACGTCGTCGCCCGTGCGCGACGCGCGCGGGGAACGCGCAAGATCGGCCATGCCGGGACGCTCGATCCCCTGGCGACGGGACTGCTCGTGCTGGGGGTCGACGCCGCCACGCGCCTGCTCACCTTCGTGGTCGGGCTCGACAAGACGTACGAAGCGACGATCCGGCTCGGGCAGACGACCACGACCGACGACGCCGACGGTCAGATCACGCAGGTGGCGGATGCCTCAGGGGTGACCGCCGACGCGGTCGAGTCGCACCTCGCGACGCTCCGAGGCACGATCTCCCAGATCCCGAGCACCTACTCCGCCATCAAGGTCGACGGGCGGCGGGCCTACGACCTGGCCCGAGCCGGGCACGAGGTGCAGCTGGCGGCGCGGGAGGTGACGGTGACCCGTCTCGAGGTCACCGACGAGCGCCGCACCGGCACCGTGATCGATCTCGATGTGACGGTGGACTGCTCCAGCGGCACCTACATCCGCTCCCTCGCCCGCGACCTCGGTGCGGCCCTGGGCGTGGGTGGGCACCTCACGGCACTGCGCCGCACCCGCATCGGTCCCTTCCACATCGCCGACGCCGTCGGCATCGATGACCTGGTGGAGGCCTCACCGTGGCCTCCTGCAGAGGCCGCTGCGGCGGTGCTCGGCGCTCTCGGCGTCACCGCCGCGCAAGCCCGAGACCTGCGTCACGGCAAGCGGCTGGCCGGGATCGCCTCGGCCCTTCCCGGCCCCCGGGCAGCGGCGATCGACCCCGACGGCGCCCTCGTGGGCATCGTCGAGCGCCGAGGAGACGACATCAAGAGCGTCGTCAACATGCCCGAGGAGGTCGCGGGATGATCCTGTGGTTCACTCTGATCCAGGTCGCCGTCGCCGTGGCGGCGGGGCTGCTCGGCGTCATCCTGGGTCTTGCCGGACGCCGCCCGAGCGACCTCACCGTCGGGGCGATGGCCCTGGTCGAGGTGCTGCTGATCGTGCAGATCGTCGTCGCGGTCATCGCACCCTTCGCCGGCAACCCGCCCAGCGGCAGCCTGCTGGAGTTCTGGGTCTACCTCGTCTCGGCGGCCCTCCTTCCGCCCGCGGGGGTCGCGTGGGCTCTGGTGGAACGCAGCCGGTGGAGCACGGTGATCATGGGCGTCGCAGCTCTCGCCGTCGCCGTCATGGTGTGGCGGATGCAGGTGATCTGGACCGTTCAGCTCGCCTGAGCGTCCGGGAGACGGCGAACGTAGGATGGGGTACGCAATGATCTCGACCCCCCGCCCCCGCATGACCGGCATCGGCCGCGTCCTCGTCGTCGTCTACGGCATCATGGCGCTGGCCGCGACCGGTCGCTCCTTCGTCCAGATCGTCCGGGAGTTCGACGAGGCCCCGCTCGCCTACTCGCTCTCGGCGCTCGCGGCGGTCGTCTACATCCTCGCCACGCTCGCGCTGATCTTCTCCGGGTCGCGCACCTGGTACCGCGTGGCGTGGATCGCGATCTGCTTCGAGCTCGCGGGGGTCCTCATCATCGGGACGCTCAGCTTCCTCCTGCCCGACCTCTTCGCTCACCCCACCGTGTGGTCGTGGTTCGGAGCGGGCTATCTGCTGATCCCTCTGGTGCTTCCCTTCCTCGGGCTCTGGTGGCTGATCCTGCATCGCCCCGCGGTACGCCCGGCTGCGCCGGCTCCTGCCGACGCGGTGGCGCGATGATCGTCTTCCGCAGCCCGGAGGACATCCCCACCGGCTTCGGTCCCTCCGTCGTCGCGATCGGGAAGTTCGACGGCGTGCACGCCGGTCACCGCGCACTCATCGAGCGGGCCAGAGTCAACGCCGCAACGATGGGCACTCCGGTCGTCGCGGTGACTTTCGACCGCAACCCGCTCGCGCTCCTGCGCCCTGATCTCTGCCCGGAGAGCCTCGTCGGTCCCGACCAGAAGCTGAGGCTGCTGGCGGAGGCGGGCGTGGACGCCACGCTCATGTTGACCTTCGACCGCACGCTCGCCGACCTCGAGCCGCGGCAGTTCGTCCGCACGCTCCTGGTCGACGCCCTCGGGGTGGCGATGCTGCTGGTCGGTCGCGACTTCCGGTTCGGCCGGGGCGGCGCAGGAGATGTGGCGCTCCTCGAGGAGCTCGCCGCCGAGTACGGCTTCTCCCTGCAGGTCGTCGATGACGTCCGAGCCGTCGAGGGCGAGCGCCGCGTGTCGTCGACGTGGATCCGCGAACTCCTCGAAGTCGGCGACGTCGACACCGCAGCGAAGCTTCTCGGACGAGCCCCGTCGGTGCGGGGAGAGGTCGTGCACGGACTCAAGCGGGGGAGGGAGCTCGGCTACCCCACCGCCAACCTGTCCGCGGATCGCGAAGGATACGTCCCCGCCGACGGCGTCTACGCCGGCTGGCTCGTGGACGAGGGGCCGATGGCGGAGAGTCCGACCGAGGGCCCGCGCAGCAGCATCCGCTATCCGGCCGCCGTCAGCATCGGAACCAACCCCACCTTCGACGATGTCACCGGCCGGCAGGTGGAGGCGTACGTCCTCGACGAGACCGACCTCGACCTCTACGGTCATCGCGTCGAGGTGCAGTTCCGTCATCGCATCCGGGCCATGGGGGCTTTCGAGGGGATTCCGCAGCTGATCGCGCAGATGGCCGACGACGTCGACCGTGTGCGCGCGGCGCTGACCGTCTAGGCTTGAGGTTTGCCCGACCGCAGGCAAACCGGGAAAGGGAAGGGCCATGAGCCGCACCGAACTGCAGACGCTCGCCGAGCGCGCCGTCGATCTCCTCGGCGGGGAGCCTGATGACACGACCCTCCGGCGCTACCTCCACGGACTTCCCGGCGTCGACGCCGTCGGACTCGAACAGCGCGCCGCAGCCCTCGGGACCCGTTCGATCAAGACGACCTCCAAGGCCTGGGCGCTTGACCGCATCATCGAGCTCATCGACCTCACGACCCTCGAGGGTGCCGACACCCCGGGCAAGGTCCGCTCCCTCGTCGCCAAGGCTCTCACTCCCGATCCGTCCGATCCCACCTGTCCGCGCGTGGCGGCCGTCTGCGTGTACGGCGACATGGTTCCCGATGCCGTCGCCGCTCTCGGCGGCGCGCACGGCGATCCCGACGACGGCCTCATCAGCGTCGCCGCCGTGGCCACCGCGTTCCCCAGCGGCCGTTCGTCGCTGGCGATCAAGCTCGCCGACACCGCAGAGGCGGTGGCAGCCGGGGCCGACGAGATCGACATGGTGATCGATCGCGGGGCCTTCCTGTCGGGCCGCTACGGGTTGGTGTTCGACCAGATCG encodes the following:
- a CDS encoding bifunctional riboflavin kinase/FAD synthetase encodes the protein MIVFRSPEDIPTGFGPSVVAIGKFDGVHAGHRALIERARVNAATMGTPVVAVTFDRNPLALLRPDLCPESLVGPDQKLRLLAEAGVDATLMLTFDRTLADLEPRQFVRTLLVDALGVAMLLVGRDFRFGRGGAGDVALLEELAAEYGFSLQVVDDVRAVEGERRVSSTWIRELLEVGDVDTAAKLLGRAPSVRGEVVHGLKRGRELGYPTANLSADREGYVPADGVYAGWLVDEGPMAESPTEGPRSSIRYPAAVSIGTNPTFDDVTGRQVEAYVLDETDLDLYGHRVEVQFRHRIRAMGAFEGIPQLIAQMADDVDRVRAALTV
- a CDS encoding A/G-specific adenine glycosylase, translated to MPDLATPLIAWYRDNARDLPWRRPGFPAWGTLVSEFMLQQTPVNRVIPHLEAWLARWPAPVDLAADPPAEAVRQWANLGYPRRALWLHRAATEIRDRHGGVVPHDVDALLALTGIGDYTARAVAVFAYGRRHPVVDTNTRRVLARAVEGRSQPGTPARRDLSAMEAILPPDDDAAGIVNAAAMELGATVCTARTPRCAACPLSATCAWRAAGYPDTGDARRRQARYEGSDRQARGAVLRELRDAAHDLPQESVLAGWPDALQRDRAIDSLVSDGLVEASEGVLRLPGWVSPRPRRGA
- a CDS encoding uridine kinase; the encoded protein is MQLPVTPATTLWRSLRDEVRQHYRAGRIILAVDGIDGAGKTMFADHLATVFAEDGSAVFRASIDGFHRPRSERYARGRTSPEGFYRDSFDYATFRRVLIEPFRDGAQTGGATGFQLAAFDHRRDAPLEAEWVTAPRDAVLIVDGVFLLRPELRGIWHWSVWLDVPIDVAAARVSERDGTDPDPWAPSNARYREGQELYLQDADPRAEASAIVDNTDPGHPRRVWADSC
- the deoC gene encoding deoxyribose-phosphate aldolase produces the protein MSRTELQTLAERAVDLLGGEPDDTTLRRYLHGLPGVDAVGLEQRAAALGTRSIKTTSKAWALDRIIELIDLTTLEGADTPGKVRSLVAKALTPDPSDPTCPRVAAVCVYGDMVPDAVAALGGAHGDPDDGLISVAAVATAFPSGRSSLAIKLADTAEAVAAGADEIDMVIDRGAFLSGRYGLVFDQIVQVKQACRRADGSFASLKVILETGELNTYDNIKRASWLAILAGADFIKTSTGKVQPAATRPTTLLMLEVVRDWYRATGQRVGVKPAGGIRTAKDAIAYLVLVAETVGEEWLQPHLFRYGASSLLNDVLRQRQKLRTGHYTGADYVTID
- the rbfA gene encoding 30S ribosome-binding factor RbfA, whose product is MAGERQARLADRIKVLIAERLEKGLRDPRLGFVTITDVKVTGDLQHASVFYTVLGDEEARLASGEALRRATGMLRSEVGRGLGVRLTPTLEFIPDALPENAGHIEDLLRQARERDQAVAGLASSATYAGDADPYVKPRDEDED
- the truB gene encoding tRNA pseudouridine(55) synthase TruB — protein: MAGILLVDKPSGITSHDVVARARRARGTRKIGHAGTLDPLATGLLVLGVDAATRLLTFVVGLDKTYEATIRLGQTTTTDDADGQITQVADASGVTADAVESHLATLRGTISQIPSTYSAIKVDGRRAYDLARAGHEVQLAAREVTVTRLEVTDERRTGTVIDLDVTVDCSSGTYIRSLARDLGAALGVGGHLTALRRTRIGPFHIADAVGIDDLVEASPWPPAEAAAAVLGALGVTAAQARDLRHGKRLAGIASALPGPRAAAIDPDGALVGIVERRGDDIKSVVNMPEEVAG